The following is a genomic window from Coriobacteriia bacterium.
TGCGGAAGAGAGACTGGCGTCGATTCTTGGCCGAAAGGTGGACGCCGGGTCGCTTGAGTCGCTTCGCCCTCGCGTGCAGCCGCACGTGGTCAGGGAGGCGGTAGATGTCTGGAGTGCGTGATGTCGGGGCGCACGTGGAGGACATGATCGACGCGTGCGAGAAGATCCTGTTGTTCACCCAAGGGCTGGACGACGCGGACATACTCATCGAGACATCGCCGTTGTGGGGCTCAGTACTGCACCACCTTGTGGTGATGGGCGAGGCAGCCAAACACGTTCCCCCGGCAATCCAGGCACGCAGGCCCCAGATCAACTGGCGCCGCATAGCGGGAATGCGCGACAAGCTCGTGCACTACTACTTCGGCGTTGATGCAGGACTCGTCATCAACGCGGTCAGGCAGTCGGTTCCAGAGGCATTGCCTCAGCTTCGCAGCCTCCTTGTCGAACTCGACGCGTAGGGCGAGCGCTGATTTGTCAGTCCGGGGTGCTACGGTGAACTCACGGTGGTCGGCACCCTTTCGGGGACCGACTCACGAGGGGAGAGGGATTGAGGTTCCTACACACGGGTGACTGGCATCTCGGGCGGACGCTTCACGGCCGCTCGCTCATACAGGACCAGGCGTGGTGGCTCGAGCGCTTCGTTGAAGCGGTAGCTGAGACGAAGCCCGATGCCGTCGTCATCGCAGGTGACGTCTACGACCGAGCCGTT
Proteins encoded in this region:
- a CDS encoding HepT-like ribonuclease domain-containing protein; the protein is MSGVRDVGAHVEDMIDACEKILLFTQGLDDADILIETSPLWGSVLHHLVVMGEAAKHVPPAIQARRPQINWRRIAGMRDKLVHYYFGVDAGLVINAVRQSVPEALPQLRSLLVELDA